The genome window AGCGCCTCGCCGACTTCATCCCCAACCTTGTCCACAGGTCCGCATTTTTCTCACACCGCCAGTGTCTCGTCTCAGTTTGTCTCTTGCGAATTGTGATGCGAATTTGTGCGGTTTAAGGTGTCtaattgggaaaaaaaattgggTGATTTGTTCGTGCTTGCAGTGGGAGGATTCCGTGCCCGCACAAAGGGCGGATATGGCTGGAGCAGAGAGGCCTGCAACGCGCGTTGTACTGGCACATCGAGGCGCGCGTCGTGTTGGATCTCCAGGAAGTCCCCGATTCCGTACGTGCTGTCGCACCTTAacttcgtatatatatatataattgctATGTTGCATTGAAGAACGAACTTAACCGCATTTCAGAAGTTGCATTTGTCATTGCTAATGATGTAATATGAAATGTAGTAGGTGGTTTTTTTGACCGAACATGCGGGATCAATTGTACGTAGATGACCAATTGATCTGGCCATGAAGCGTGAATGCATTTAGTTAGCATTTGATTCTGTTGTTTCAGCAtgtgttgttcttcttgttgtggAGCTGTGCTATTGTGTCTCTCTTATACATTTCTTAGTTGTACGAGTTATATTTAGCTAATTTGAAAATGATGAAGGATCTCCCTCTTTTTCTAGTCTATCAAGCTACATCGCCTCACTCGATTATTTGTTAATAATTCTGCTTTCAGATTAACGGGCGAGAACTCCATTTCTCAATGGTAGACGGCGACTTCAAGAAGTTTGAAGGAAAATGGTCCATCAGATCTGGTCCAAGGTAGGCATCTTAtggttattatttttttctgagGATAATTGGGACAGGAAGTCAATTAATAAAGATATTTGTAGATGCATCTTATTTGCTGCGTTATTTAAGGCTTTTCCTTTGATGAACATCCAGCTTTTTTGCATGCCATTAGCTTATCTTTGCATCCACATGATGCCCCAAAGTTGAAACAATTTCCCTTCATTTCATGGATCCTTAAGAGGTCTGTAACTCTATTGAGCAGAGACTAAATTTAATATGGcctattttgtttttgttttctagCAGGTCCTCTAGTGCAATTTTGCTGTATGAAGTTAATGTTATACCAAGATTTAACTTTCCGGCAATATTTCTTGAGAGGATTATAAGGTCTGATCTTCCTGTGAATCTCCGAGCCTTGGCCTGTAGAGCTGAaaagatttatttagaaaatcaaAGATGTGGTTCAAGAACATTTTCTGGTGCGGACTTGACTACTTCTTCTCAACTTAACTTCCACAGTACGACAATTGAGACTGATGCCGTTTCTTCAAGTAAGTTCAAAGAAGCACATCCCGCTTCTGGTGTTAGTAGTGTGCTTGCTTCACCTTCTTCTGAGTTGAATGGCAAATGGGGTGTATATGGAAATGTCTGCAGAATTGATAGGCCTTGTGTAGTAGACGAGATCCATCTTCGAAGATTTGATGGCCTCTTGGTAATTTACTAGACTTACATCATTACCCAATGGATTCGTAACCATCAAGGAAAGGGCACTAAATATTTTGGCTTCTCCTGTGATATGGTGTGCATGAAGGAACATGAGGGGGCTCACAGGTGTGTTTTTGCTAGTATCACTGTGAAAGCACCAGTTCGAGAGGTATGGAATGTTCTCACGGCATATGAGAATTTGCCTGAGTAAGTAGTTCTACCTTATTTAAATCTTTGGAGTTCTCAGTCTACTTTATTACATAAGCATGATCTAACAAAAGCTATTTGGTAGATTCATACCAAACCTGGCTATCAGTAGGATTGTTCTTCGTGATAATAACAAGGTCCGCATACTGCAGGTAGGAGCTGTGGttatgttttctttctttcctgtCATATTTTGTGGTTTCTAATTAGCATTGATGCCGGAGGTTGGAAATCATTAACTGTTTTTACAACACCATATAGCAACGCACTTTTTTTTATTGCCTGTCTTAGGtttgcccaaaaaaaaaaaatagctgtgcttttcttgaaaaaaaaggTTATATGATTCAGTCTGATAGTTTTTGTGATCTTTTGCATGTATTGTAACTTTCCAAATCCTTTTTCTAGGAGGGTTGCAAAGGCCTTCTTTATATGGTTCTTCATGCCCGTGTTGTTATGGATCTTCGCGAAAAACTTGAGCAAGAGATCAGCTTTGAACAAGTTGAGGGTGATTTCAACTCTTTTAAAGGGAAATGGCGCTTAGAACAACTTGGAGATCGGCACACCCTTTTGAAGTACATGGTTGAGACTAAGATGCATAAGGACACCTTTCTCTCCGAGTCCATCCTTGAAGAGGTATAGCCGTATAGGAAAatttatattcatgtaacttATCACTTGTTATAAAGAATAGCTTAAGTGATGATTAAAGCAGGAGCGGACCCACGTTGAGGCTAGGGGGTGCATAGGACACCGGGTAATTTTTCGTTTTCCAGTTATATATCATATGTATCAGGCCCATATGACACTCCATAGTCCAACAAATAGGACACCCGAACCTCTAGCTTAACAAGTGGGACACCTGGACATTTTTGTTCTGGGTCCGCCATTGGATTAAGGTAGGCTTTGATGTGCAACCTATCTTCTTTTTTGGTTattacaacaacaaagccttttgtcccaagcaagttggggtaggctagagatgaaacctataagatccaactaaaaagatgatgataaaacaataataaataaaggtactagtaatagtaaaaacgTAAAAGTAATAACGGAACATGTTTTGGTTATTACTGATAATAATTATACTAGTGCTTTACGTGATTCTGGGTTGTATACTTCATGCCTTCTGAAATCGTATTAGTTTAGAGACAATTTCGACGGAAGTTCAGTTCTTTGAATCAAAGGTTTCATGAAATTGAAAACGGGGAATTGGGAGATTCTGGTATTCTAAGTTTATACCAACTATATTAAGTTCCATATTTGGTTGTTTCAAAAAACAGTGTCATATTTGGTTATTTCTGAATAACCTAACAGGAATTGCTTTTCCAATTTCTTGGTAGCTTAGACATCTCAAGTATCCAAATTACAATTTACGCGGTATCTTCACCATTCAAATATCATGGTCACTTTACTAAAGAGTGTTCactgtaatattttttttagggtGTCTAGTGGGTATGACACCAAAGTGCAAGTGAAAAGGCCTCCTTTTTgtttatatattattatttcagGATAGCTAGGACACCAAAGAGTTATCATCGTGATTTCCGACACTCTTTACTTCTTTTTAACAATAGGCTGTTGTGATTTTTGCGTGTTTGTCTTTGAATTAATTGTAGGCGGTGCCTTGATGATATTTTCTACTGAATGCTTTGGTGAAATTTTATCGTCTTTAGAGAGATCCCAGCAAACTGTTTGTTTTCTTCAATCTATTTCAGGTCATATATGAAGATCTTCCATCAAACTTGTGTGCAATCCGTGATTATATTGAAAAGGCTGGAGCTGAGGGTAGCAACTCCACAACTTATTCTGATGCACCTACAAACCCAGACATTGCTGCTATCAATTATGCAGAAAGCAGGCAGTCAGAGCAAGCATCTGTATCTTGCTCCTCCAGTTCTATGAAGCAGAGACCAAAAATCCCAGGCTTGCAGAAGGACATTGAGGTCCTGAAATCTGAGCTTGAGAATTTCATTGCAAACTATGGTCAGGATGGGTTCATGCCTAAGAGAAAGCATCTTCGGTCACATGGAAGGGTGGATATTGAGAAGGCAATAACACGGATGGGTGGGTTCCGGAAGATTGCCAGCATAATGAACCTTTCCCTTTCTTACAAAAACCGAAAACCAAAAGGTTATTGGGATAATATGGAGAACTTGCAAGAAGAGGTAAGACTAAATATCTTTAGCACCCTCCTGTGCGTGTTAGATATCCATCCTAGCAGGGGTGGATCCACCTGTGTCCACAGGGTGCATAGGATACCGGTTAAATTTTCCTCCTAGGAATTTTCATTTTCGAGTGAATCATCATATGTAGCAGTCCATGTGACACCCTCTAACCCAACAAGCGGGACACATGGATCCCTAGTAGACCAGCCTATGGGTCCACCACTGCATCCAAGTACAAGGCTACAAGCATAACAATCTTTTGAGCTGTGAATAATTTAGTATCATATATTGCAAACAGAAAGAGTTAAAAATTGCCCCCAGAGATTGCTAGTAAGAATGATAATAAGTGtaaggaatagcaacttgtattcaatggtaGCCCATGGGggtaatatatagagtacatgagggaAACCCTAGACTAGGAGATTATCGTAAtacccttgactattatacccttgACTATAAGCACTTCATTCATTGAATTTTGTAACTATGATATGCTTTATTCAACTTCTGACATGTTCAGCTTATTGTCTCAAGTTAACAATGACCACTATCTACAGATCAGGCGATTCCAGAAGAATTGGGGGATGGACCCTTCTTATATGCCAAGTAGAAAATCTTTTGAGAGAGCAGGTACTTGATTACTTCTGTCTGGAATTCTGGATCAGTTACTAAGTTCAGTCCAAGATTGATCGTATATTTGAGTTGATCCTACTGCTCGTGGCCACTTAATCTGGAGAACTTTTGTATGgtcaaaaaatatatgtagCCTGTCACCGCATTATTTTCACACAATTTTACCATGCTATTGTTGCTTAGTATCGTAGGATTACTCACTCTAGCACAAATTTCTTTAGTTGCTTAACACCATCATTACTTGAAAATTGAAGATTGTTTCCCATTGTCAGGTCAGATGTGCAAGTTAAAATTGGTGTGGTGGAAGTTCCTTATCTGGCTTTTCAAATGATTTTCTTGCTTTTTATTATTGGTAGGGCGTTACGACATTGCTCGGGCATTGGAGAAATGGGGTGGGGTGCAGGAGGTTTCACGCCTTCTTTCTCTTGAACTACGACGACCTAGAAGGCATGCTGACTCGGATGATGAGAAGCAGTCCGAACCACCATCTGGCACGACAAAGAAGCTGGGAATCAAACCACATAAAGCCAACATGCCCCTAGACGCCCAGAAATGGCTTCTGAAGCTGAAGGATTTGGATGTCAACTGGGTGGAATGCTAAACCTAAACTCTGGGAATGCAACGCTCTCTCATGGTTCACTATTCCATTCTTCTTTTGGAGACGATCTGCAAATAATTCCGCCAATCACACTGTAAATTGTGTACAGAGAAATGCAATGCACGGACCAACATTGAACTAACACATTCTGGAGGTACCAACAGGTTTTCATTTGTCATGATTCTTGGTCCTTACTCAGCCACTAGCTACTACATATCTAGAACCGTCGGCGAAAACAAGTCACTAAGCGGCCTTTGGTTTCCAGTCCAGTCCGTGTACCGGTTCTGTCGAGTCAGCCTCTCTTTTCATCGTCCGTTCTAAAGGTCGTCATCGTTGGGTTAAAATCTTGTTCACAAGTTGGCCCCCTACATGTAAATGGTGTCAGTTGACCTGGCTTATTTTGACAGAAAAGAGAAGGTTAGCTTTCAGTAGCTTCAGTCAGCACAGTTACACTCGCAGCTCGCTGCTTTGCGGGATCAAGACGACAAGTGGACTGCGTATGCTGTAGGTTTGTGAAGTCTACTGTAACAAATGATGGCAGGACCCTAGGGGAAGCTGGAGAAAGATGAAAAGTGGGCAAGAAAGGGCAATGTACCGATAAGGCGTTCCTTATTAAAGGGACATGGTAGTTTACTTTTATGTGTCAAAAATAATTTGCGGTCTTAAAGAAGCTGCTACAGACAGCAGACTGGATTAGTCATTGATCTGTGGCTTcgctaaaaaaaagaaacaaaaaggtCCCACCGGGATTCGAACCCAGGTCGCCAGATTCAAAGTCTGGAGTGCTAACCACTACACTATGGGGCCATTTCTGTGTCTCATTTTTGTAAAATGacaaataaagaaataaaaccCTCTCGGAACAACAAAGGTATGATCAACCTGGAGTGACTCGTACCAGTTGCAAACGACACTCCGATCCCCAGGCCTCCCAACGAGAAGTCCCTAGTGGCACCGAATTGAACCGAGCTGTGCAGCGATGTGACTCCCCAATTCCCCATCCTGACATATTTCGAGCAAACCCATCGATAACTGGGAAAAGACCGTACAACTTGCGCAAAAGATTCCTGTTTGTTCGCGTACGACAGCATTTCTCATAGCACGTGCATGACGAAGCGTTCTGTAATTACTAAAAGGACTGGACCTAATCTTTCCTTCTCTTAATTAAACACACACTGTGGGCGATGGCTTTGCAATTTGTACGTTCCAATCAGATCCTCGTCCTGAATGTAGGTGCCGTGGATGCGATCACAAGTCCTCGACAGCTTTTCTTCAGACACTGCTGCTGAAAGCACAAGGAGTACAAGAACAGCTGTACCCTCGTAATTCATAAATCAAGTGGTACTAAACAAGACCCAACACAAGCCTTAATCACATGTTTGTTCAGTTAATGGTTTACACGGATGGCACGGGATCGGGATGCAGGCCTTTCCCTTTGCAAGGTTTTAATGCATCTTGATCCAGGAATGTGCTCATGGACCCCAAGCATCTAACGACATAAAAAACTGATGGCGATGTTTGCTGAAAGATCCTCGACATTTTCTATAAAGAATTCCAGCTGTGTGCTGAATTTGCCATTTTCTAAAGGGCAGATTACACAAAACCACGAACTTTGGGGCACACGTGGTGTAAAACCAccacttttaattttttttccacttAACCACAAGTATTCGGGTAGTTGTTTCAGAAAACCATGATTCCGTCTGATTTCGTCTAGAAAACGTTACCTGACAGGTGACCCCCACTTGTCGACCACACTAGCAGGCGGACCTCATATCAACCCTCTTTTATATCTCCCCcgtcctttcctttttctttgctGGTGTCATGCCTCTAGTGCGTGCTGGCGTTGGCACAGTTCGAGGCAGCGGCAGTGGCCAACGATAGCGGCGGCTCCGGTGAGGGAAGGAGGCAGGAGCATGGGCTCTTCCTCAGGTTAGGGAACTCTCTGGTGGGGTTTCCCAAAGACGGCAAGCCATGGAGGGGGCTGGCAGCAGAGGGGTAGCGTGACAAGGAGTGAGCTCCAACACGCGAACTCGACGCTGACGGAGGGCGAGTAGAGGTGCCTTGGAGAGGTTGAAGCGGAGGTGGTTGGCTCAGGTGGCAAGTCCAGGGTAGCCCTAACGTGTTGATTGAAGGCGTGCACGTGTGACGGTGGCCCTGGCAGACGAGCACAACGACGGAAGACGCTCACGACCGATCTTGGCGACGGCGTGACGAGCACATGCACTAGGAGGGGAACAGGGGaggggagaagaggaagatgactCCAATTTGGGCGGTGGCTCGGAGTGCTGGGCAAATTGGAAGAGAGCGGCAGTGGGTTCATACCATGGCCGGGGAAGGAAAGAGGGGGTAGGGGAGGCACTTCGCCATGTGCGCGGCAACATCCAAGAAGGCCGCCAAGCACATGCACCCGCACCTTATCCTCGGCGACCCAGGTGGGTGCCGATTCCCCGCCTCAGTCTGCTCGCTCGCCATGCCACCACACCCCGACCTCACCGCGCTTGTTGGACTCTCCAAGGACCCAGGTAAGTGCATCCTCCTCGTCGAGCGCGCCCCCACTGGCGCCACCAGCCTCGATAGGGTCCTCAGTCGATGCCGTTGCCCACCCTTCGTTGTCATGGCACCAGCGCACCACGGTCATCGTCACTGCCGCACGTGGGCTGGCACACATGCACGCGCCTGCCCCCATGTGGCCACCCAACGTGCTGGTGAACTCCAACGCCAGCGCGCGCTGGAGGCACGACACcaggaaagaaaaaggaaaggaggggagagaaagaaaaaaaggctgACAGGTGGGTTCACCTGCTAGTGTGACCGACAAGTGGGGCCCACCTATTAGGTAACGTTTCCTAGACAAAATCATGGTTTTCTGAAATAACTACTCGAATAGTTGTGGTTTGTCGAGGGTTTTTCTCTGACAATATATCCGTAAGAATAACGGGATTGTCTGATCTAGGAATCGAACGAGAGACGAGGCACgcgcgatgtatacaggttcaggcccctGATATGAGTAATACACTACGTTCTGTGTGGTTAATGATGTatctgtattcactcgagtataggtaatgtgtctagatctattacaaggagtagatgagatctaaactagactaatgacGAAGTCACCAAGTATCTCTTGTGGCTCtagtgcttgcgtcgagttgcagATGAATTATGTTCCTCTGGAAAGAGAGCCTCCCTTTgggggtctgggtccccgccttatataggggtttTGTACCATCTCCTATCTCagtcgatagggagtcattCATCTTGTCTACTAAAAACGATCAGATAAATCCGGGTGGGATGCTAGTTGTTTTTGAGTTCGGTAATCAATCGAGACGTTCCTAGTATGTGCCTACTAGATCTCTGAGAGTATCAGGTACCATAAATTCGGTTTTGTAATATCCTAAGTTGTTAAGCATGCACACAACATACCTTATCCATATatagtatattttttatacgtatataccccatagttagatattcgatagtagccccctaactctgctcGGGAGGAAGGGTTTTTGCAATTTCTCACTCGAGTACTACCAAGTCTAAGCCTGGTCGAATAAGGTGGTTCAGGCTTACAGTCGAGAGAATCGAGTAAGAACAGATCTTATTCCAAGTACTGAGTGAAAACACAATTGGGTCAAGCGCCCTGCTGTTAACCGCACTCGAAGCTCAAGGAAAGACTAAAAGCTCAATTAGTCAACACCCGATTCctagtagagttaaaaaaaacatttcaaaatttgaaccgaTAGGTATAGACGCATTCAATGCGTCCAGAGATTCGCACGATATCATCACTCTGCCTTTCACGCCGATCGAGGTGCCATAGAAACGTGTTCCAAAGCGGAATTGTCTTAGTTTGCCACTTCTGGAGAAGTCAAAGGAGCAAATCACAAGCGAACCGGTCATTGACCGACTTTAGCCTCCACAATTATTTCATCACCGTCTCCTCGAGCAGAGAAATCCTCAGTGGATGTCTCTGGTCAAGCCTACAAACCAACAAGACTAAGGTGTTAGCATCAACCTCAATAGAAGACCCTTTTGTGGCTCTGGAGGACCTCATTAAGGCTATAGGTGCCCAGGTGGTTGCTGCCAAGGCCCGGTATTCGGAAATCGACCACATCAACTGCCAAATGGAAAAGGATATGGAGTTTGCCTCTCGCTTGGCAACAATAGAACGATAGTGCTCCCCTTGATCACCAGTAAGTGATTCATTCATTGAGTAACTACTAACCAATCCCTGTCTATTCTTTCCAGTTCTCGAGTTCATAATTAAGGACAAAAATGCCCTCATTAATGAGCAATCAAAGACCATCAAGAATAAGGACAAATATCTGGGAAAGCTCCACGGTGACCTAAAGCAGGTCAGAATTGACCGAAAAGCCATGACCGATGCTTTGAAGAAGGCGGAAGCCGATCAGGATGCAATGGCCAAAATTTCAAAGAAATTAGAGGCTGATCGAGACACTACGATTGCCAGTCGGGGAGCTGCAGTTATAACGCTCCAAGAGCTAGAGGAGCAGACCCTAGACCGCATGACCCAATCGGCCTCCTTCAATTCCAAAacaatgcttggtctcctcaagagctatgaTCCCAATCTCGACACCTTGATGGTGACAACATGTTTTGGATGCCCTATAGAGGAGGCAACAAAAATTATGGAAAGCATCAAACCTTTGATCCCTGATTTCGTTGAGCTTTTGGGCTTAGCCTATCCGACAGCGAAAGCGAAGGTAGTCCTTCTAGCTGATAGTCCGTGTTGGAAGGCGAATCATTTCCAAGAGGTTGCTAGTTGACCCGATCGATCTCTTTCGACGCGGAGCTCATTGGTCTTCTTGAAACTCCCCAACTGCCGTTGCTGTCAATTGTTGGAGCCTCGAGCACCCAGTATATGACATTAAGGagtatccccccccccccccgggttcTTCTCTCGTCTTTCGTACATCTACTTAATTCCATTCTACTTACTTTGGTTGCGGGACTCAATACATTTAGATTTAATCCATACTCTGGGGATGTCTGTAAACACtactattattttgcttgtctaCTATGGTATTACCTGCTATTTTCTTATTGATGAAATAGatttagcataagtagatgcaaaactaATTAGAAAGTGTTATTATTATCCTCGAAGATCACTTATCGGATATCTGTTAGTTCCTGAAATCTCAACTAAACAAGCCATTAGATGCACGATCCTCGAGTAATTACTCGAGGCAGCCAAAAAaggaataaggaaaagactagtataaaaactaaaaatataaaattgattgatcagccatgctcacggtcaaagCGGCTTGGACTCCTTCTTGATTAGTCGGGATCAGGGTTCtagtatggttggtcgggtagctgggtaatggaattacctagtgagtattggtagtcagatggaatccgatgagttgttcttcttgatataGTTgcgtcttcacacttagtaattaggatgcctgttgttacATTTATAGGTTAATGTTTCTTAGTGCAGTACACCAGTATCtagccttttcttgacttaagccccatatcatACTTTCCCTTCACTTGTgtagtacattatgtactcacacccattgCTCCCCTTTTCTTGCATTCtactgctgttcagaagccgtcaatgaagctatATCCTTCGATGGAGATGACTTCGACACGGAGCTCCTTTTCTAAGCTGGTGTGCTCTCGGTTGATGCATGtagaagatggaagaccctctggcgCTAGAGATTTCCTTTTTGCTATGTTTTTCTTCTACACCCTCGGATCCTTTTTTAATAAGTTATgatgttattgtaataatgacattgTAATGATACGCTGATGATGTAACAAATgcatgaaacttgatcctggcatacatgtattgtacctagttttgttcctttaaaatcgAGTGTTACAGAGATCTTCTTGAGGGTTCCAATGAGACTAATCCTGTACCGCATTCACTGTCGAGTATGACGGATGTCTTGatgcaaattgaacaaaaccgtcaagctcagatGGCTCTCCTCGAAGCTCTCGTGCGTAACACGACCCTTAAGGAGGAGGTAGAGCTGAACGCTAggatgacttctcggatttccttaggactcagGCGCCCACCTTCACGCAGGCTGAGGAACCTCTCAATGCCGACCACTGGCTCCGAaccattgagcagaagctcacACTACTCCGatgtgaggaccacgagaaggctctcTTCGCCGCCCATTAACTTCAGGGTGCTGCTGGCGCATGGTGGTCCAACATTTTGGCCATGCAACGCTAACGACAGCGTGTCTTAGACGGAATTCTGCCAAGCCTTCCATGATTATCACATTTCCAATGGGATTTT of Phragmites australis chromosome 3, lpPhrAust1.1, whole genome shotgun sequence contains these proteins:
- the LOC133913733 gene encoding uncharacterized protein LOC133913733 isoform X2; this encodes MRALASPAASFLRRTPSPCANLSPRAPPRAAAALSRGPSGRAVSAAAAAATGDHWGADHHHHYHGGGSARAEGRAAHSVQCDVDVVSWRERRVLASVAVAADVDTLWRVITDYERLADFIPNLVHSGRIPCPHKGRIWLEQRGLQRALYWHIEARVVLDLQEVPDSINGRELHFSMVDGDFKKFEGKWSIRSGPRSSSAILLYEVNVIPRFNFPAIFLERIIRSDLPVNLRALACRAEKIYLENQRCGSRTFSGADLTTSSQLNFHSTTIETDAVSSSKFKEAHPASGVSSVLASPSSELNGKWGVYGNVCRIDRPCVVDEIHLRRFDGLLEHEGAHRCVFASITVKAPVREVWNVLTAYENLPEFIPNLAISRIVLRDNNKVRILQEGCKGLLYMVLHARVVMDLREKLEQEISFEQVEGDFNSFKGKWRLEQLGDRHTLLKYMVETKMHKDTFLSESILEEVIYEDLPSNLCAIRDYIEKAGAEGSNSTTYSDAPTNPDIAAINYAESRQSEQASVSCSSSSMKQRPKIPGLQKDIEVLKSELENFIANYGQDGFMPKRKHLRSHGRVDIEKAITRMGGFRKIASIMNLSLSYKNRKPKGYWDNMENLQEEIRRFQKNWGMDPSYMPSRKSFERAGRYDIARALEKWGGVQEVSRLLSLELRRPRRHADSDDEKQSEPPSGTTKKLGIKPHKANMPLDAQKWLLKLKDLDVNWVEC
- the LOC133913733 gene encoding uncharacterized protein LOC133913733 isoform X3, producing MRALASPAASFLRRTPSPCANLSPRAPPRAAAALSRGPSGRAVSAAAAAATGDHWGADHHHHYHGGGSARAEGRAAHSVQCDVDVVSWRERRVLASVAVAADVDTLWRVITDYERLADFIPNLVHSGRIPCPHKGRIWLEQRGLQRALYWHIEARVVLDLQEVPDSINGRELHFSMVDGDFKKFEGKWSIRSGPSRSSSAILLYEVNVIPRFNFPAIFLERIIRSDLPVNLRALACRAEKIYLENQRCGSRTFSGADLTTSSQLNFHSTTIETDAVSSSKFKEAHPASGVSSVLASPSSELNGKWGVYGNVCRIDRPCVVDEIHLRRFDGLLEHEGAHRCVFASITVKAPVREVWNVLTAYENLPEFIPNLAISRIVLRDNNKVRILQVIYEDLPSNLCAIRDYIEKAGAEGSNSTTYSDAPTNPDIAAINYAESRQSEQASVSCSSSSMKQRPKIPGLQKDIEVLKSELENFIANYGQDGFMPKRKHLRSHGRVDIEKAITRMGGFRKIASIMNLSLSYKNRKPKGYWDNMENLQEEIRRFQKNWGMDPSYMPSRKSFERAGRYDIARALEKWGGVQEVSRLLSLELRRPRRHADSDDEKQSEPPSGTTKKLGIKPHKANMPLDAQKWLLKLKDLDVNWVEC
- the LOC133913733 gene encoding uncharacterized protein LOC133913733 isoform X1: MRALASPAASFLRRTPSPCANLSPRAPPRAAAALSRGPSGRAVSAAAAAATGDHWGADHHHHYHGGGSARAEGRAAHSVQCDVDVVSWRERRVLASVAVAADVDTLWRVITDYERLADFIPNLVHSGRIPCPHKGRIWLEQRGLQRALYWHIEARVVLDLQEVPDSINGRELHFSMVDGDFKKFEGKWSIRSGPSRSSSAILLYEVNVIPRFNFPAIFLERIIRSDLPVNLRALACRAEKIYLENQRCGSRTFSGADLTTSSQLNFHSTTIETDAVSSSKFKEAHPASGVSSVLASPSSELNGKWGVYGNVCRIDRPCVVDEIHLRRFDGLLEHEGAHRCVFASITVKAPVREVWNVLTAYENLPEFIPNLAISRIVLRDNNKVRILQEGCKGLLYMVLHARVVMDLREKLEQEISFEQVEGDFNSFKGKWRLEQLGDRHTLLKYMVETKMHKDTFLSESILEEVIYEDLPSNLCAIRDYIEKAGAEGSNSTTYSDAPTNPDIAAINYAESRQSEQASVSCSSSSMKQRPKIPGLQKDIEVLKSELENFIANYGQDGFMPKRKHLRSHGRVDIEKAITRMGGFRKIASIMNLSLSYKNRKPKGYWDNMENLQEEIRRFQKNWGMDPSYMPSRKSFERAGRYDIARALEKWGGVQEVSRLLSLELRRPRRHADSDDEKQSEPPSGTTKKLGIKPHKANMPLDAQKWLLKLKDLDVNWVEC
- the LOC133913733 gene encoding uncharacterized protein LOC133913733 isoform X4, coding for MRALASPAASFLRRTPSPCANLSPRAPPRAAAALSRGPSGRAVSAAAAAATGDHWGADHHHHYHGGGSARAEGRAAHSVQCDVDVVSWRERRVLASVAVAADVDTLWRVITDYERLADFIPNLVHSGRIPCPHKGRIWLEQRGLQRALYWHIEARVVLDLQEVPDSINGRELHFSMVDGDFKKFEGKWSIRSGPSRSSSAILLYEVNVIPRFNFPAIFLERIIRSDLPVNLRALACRAEKIYLENQRCGSRTFSGADLTTSSQLNFHSTTIETDAVSSSKFKEAHPASGVSSVLASPSSELNGKWGVYGNVCRIDRPCVVDEIHLRRFDGLLEHEGAHRCVFASITVKAPVREVWNVLTAYENLPEFIPNLAISRIVLRDNNKVRILQEGCKGLLYMVLHARVVMDLREKLEQEISFEQVEGDFNSFKGKWRLEQLGDRHTLLKYMVETKMHKDTFLSESILEEVIYEDLPSNLCAIRDYIEKAGAEGSNSTTYSDAPTNPDIAAINYAESRQSEQASVSCSSSSMKQRPKIPGLQKDIEVLKSELENFIANYGQDGFMPKRKHLRSHGRVDIEKAITRMGGFRKIASIMNLSLSYKNRKPKGYWDNMENLQEEAIPEELGDGPFLYAK